A region of the Oceanococcus sp. HetDA_MAG_MS8 genome:
CTCGCGTCAGCGGCCCGTCCTGGGCCGCTGGTCGAATCCTCCCAGGCGCACCATTCACAAGGCTGGACTTGGCTCTTGCCTCGCCAGCCACGGCGCCCAACAAGAAGGGTCTGGGCGTCTCAGCTCCGTGAGGGAATGGTACCCATTTGGGGGGTGAGGTTATGTGCGGGTCGGCGAGGGGTTACGGGCGCTGAAGACCTGCCGGCTGCCGGCTAATAAAAGGCCAAGAAAGACTAGGCCGAGAATGAGCCAGATCAGGCCGATTCCGGCGAATAGCACTGGTGCCTTCATCATCATCGACATCAGTGACTCTTGGTAATAAAAGAACCATTGATGATCGGCCGGGAAAACGACGGTGTGGAGCCAATAAAAAATGTCTTCGGCGCCGATGGCGAGGACGGCGATGAGGCCGCTGCCGAGGATGACGCCCAGTCCCATAACCCAGCGCCGGGCGCTCGGGGGGGGAAGCTTTGTGCGCCGCATGAAGATAGAGCACAGGATCAAACTCAGCAGTCCCAGGCCGGCAAGGGTTTCGTAAATGCTGACCACGCGAGCGACGTCTTCCAGGTGGACTACTTCTGCGGGGGTGAGCAAAGGGTAGCGGCGCCCGCTGCTCCGATCGGTATAGCGCAGCTCACGCAGGCCCTCACCATCGTTGCGTATGGCGCGGCCAATGCCGGCGAAGAGCTCTTGCCGAGTAGTCACATCCGTGGTGTGAAAGCCGGGTCGTGTGGGATTTTGCGGCCCAAAGGTTTCGATATTGCTATGCATCCCTAGCGGGTGGTACAGCCAGGGGTAAGCGAAATCCACCATGGCCAGCAGGCGCCAGGCCAGCAAGCTGGCGACGAGTAACACACTCATTGCCCATACGGTTTGAGTCAAGGCGCGGCTGACGGACCCGCGTTTACCAGGTGCTTTTTTCTTTCTCACTGCGCTGAGTATGCCTGTTGAATCAAAAGGTGCTGTTGCAAGGGCGGGGGCGCGAAAGAGCCTGCGTGGCGTGGTGTCTCATGCTTTTCCCGTCGCGCTGGGTAGGCAGAGAGGGTTCAGAGGTCTTGTGGTGAGTTGGGACGGTGAGATATGTCCACGCCCCCGGTATGATGGCTAACCGTACTGCCGATGCTAGCCTGAATGGGTTTCCTCATCGCTTAATTGTCATCATGGACGTCGAAGGCCTAGTACACGAGCGAAACCTCACAGAGTTCTTTACGGAAGAACGCTGCAGTATCGTGGAGTTATCCAATGATCCGCGCGACCCGGCGGTATCGATTGCTCAGGCGCGGGTTGCCCCCGGGGTGTGTACGCAATGGCATCGGCTGGAGGGCATTGTTGAGCGTTATGTCATTGTGTCGGGTCGTGGCGAGGCAGAAGTTGGCGATCAGGACGTCGCCCGTGTGGGCCCACAGGATGTGGTGTGGATACCAGCCGGGGCGCGTCAGCGTATCCGCAATATCGGTTCCGATGATCTGATCTTCTTGGCGATCTGTACGCCGCGCTTTATACCCAGTGCGTACACCCGTCTTGAAGATGCGCTCTGAACACGGCTCGGTTGTCGGTTGCGCAGTGATAAGCGAGAGGAGGTGTCTCTCGGAGGCCGCTCGGTGTACTCCGGTCCGTACGTGAGAGCGTGCTGCGTCGCTGCGGCCGATGTTGCCGTAGCGCCGTAGGCGCCTGGCCTGACTGTGGTCAATCGGCCATGGACGGCCGATTGAGGCTTGCCGCGACAGGAAGTCGCGTCAAGCCGACCACACCAAAGGCCAGGTGCCGGAGGCAACCGCGCAGCGGCGCGCAGGCATTGGCCGCAGTGATGCAGCACGCTGTCGGCTAAGGGCCCATACCAACCGAGCCGGTTCTGAGATGGTTCCATGGCTCTGACCGAACATAAAAAAGCCAGCTCAAAGGAGCTGGCTTTTATTGTGGTGAGCTGCGACTGAAAAACTACTCCCAGCCCAAGGTGTAGAGCAGCAAATTCGGGGAGCCGGTACGGGCATTGCTCACACGGCCCTCCGTGGCGGTGGCAGTGATCGCCGCTTCCACCTGGGCCGGGAGGGCCAAGGGATTGTTTGCCAGATACAAGGCAGCAGCGCCGGCCACATGGGGGGCCGCCATGGAGGTGCCACTTAGGCTGCGGCTGCCACCATCACTGCTATGACTGGCCGAGCGAATGCCTTGCCCAGGGGCGAAAAGATCCAAACAGGTGCCGAAGTTGGAAAAGCTGGAGCGCCGGTCATCTGAGCGTGTGGCACCCACGGTGACGGCTTCAGTGACACGCGCGGGGGAAGCGTTGCAGGCATTCTGGTTTTCGTTGCCTGCAGCCACCACATAGGTGATGCCGGTGGCAATCGATGCACGCACGGCCTCATCCAGTGGCTGGAATACACCGCCACCCAGGCTCATGTTCGCCACAGCCGGGCGTTGGGCGTTCAAAGTCACCCATTCCACCCCCAGCAGGATGTTCACAATGCTGGCGGAGCGCCCACAACCAAAGACCCGCACCGGGTGCAAAGTCACGCCCTTGGCCACGCCCCAGGTGCTGCCGCCGACGGTTCCGGCCACATGGGTGCCGTGCCCGTTGCAGTCTTCCACGTCGTCACCGGCTGGGGTACTGAGCAAGCCCCCGAGCAGGTCGAAAGGGCTGAAGCTGAACACAGTCCCGCCGGCATCGTTCGAGGTGTTGAAGCCCGAGCCAATGCGGCCGGCGAACTCGTTGTGGCTGCTGCGAATGCCGCTATCGATAATGTATGCATGCACATTGGCGGCATCTGTCTCGTAGCTGTAGCTGCCGTCCAGCGGGCGTTGTTGCTGGTCGACGCGGTCCAGCCCCCAGGTCGCATTGAACTGAGTGCTGAGGTTCAGGTCCACGAGGCCGTCGCGCTGAATGTAGCGAACGCGTGGATCGCGGCGCAGCAGCTCTAGGCCGGCTTCTCTAATCCCATCCACGACGACGGCCGCCAGCGAGGCGGTGAGGGTGGCGCGAGCCTGCGCGCCGCCGAGTTGAGCGATCTCGAAGGCGACCGTAGGAATCTGAGCAGTTGGGATACTGTCGTCGAGTACAACGATATGGCGTTGTCGCTCTGTGGGCCGATCTGGCGTGTAGATCGGTGCAGTATTGATTAGGTCCAAACCCACATAGGCTTGTGCCGGGGCTTGTAACATGGCGAGTAGCAATGCGGCTGCAGAAGCCGCGCGTTTCAGGGCGAGCATGGGCATTCGTAAACGTATTGTGTTGCAAAAGCAAAGAAAGGTTCTCGGCGCGGATACTAACTGATGACGTAGCCGCGCGGCTGACGTGAAGGTGGGCCTGGATAAACATGCAATCGTCATTTGTTCGTCGCGCTTAGTTGGTCAAAGCCTGAGGGGGTGTAGAGTTGCCGGCTGAACCTTAATAACCCCTGCCCGATGCGGATGGCCTTACAAGCTCAAGACGGCGAGAGCGATGGCAGACCGGCTGTGCAAGGCAACCCCATGCTGGCCTGGGATCGCTGGCACTCTGAAGTGCATAGAGATATTCCGCAGTTCTGCAGACGTGCCTTTTGGGGGCGCGGAGTGTGGCAGATCAACCGCCATGCATTGGGTTGGGATTTGCTCCGTGCACCCGTCAACCTCTTTGTGAGTCCGCTTTGGGTGGTGTTGCAGCTTTGCGCTTTTGGTCTAAAGCGTTGTGGGGCGGTCGCTTTGAGTCGACACTTCCGTCGCTGCCCGCCAGGTCTGAGGACGCGCGCACATGTCGAGATTGATCAACAATTGGGGGCCTGGCTCCTACGCGAGCGTCCCCCACTGAATAGCGCTCAGCAGAGGGTCTGGAATATTTGCCTGCTGCGTTATCAAGCCTCTCGTCAAGCCACAGCAGAAATACTGGCCAACCTCGTGGTTTTGACCCTTGGGGGAATGCTGTTCACGCAGTTCACGCCAGGCGGACTTGGGCTTGGTCGCGTAGTGGCGCAGCAATGGCATTTCGCGAGCGCGGTCGATCACTTCTGGGCAGGACAAACCTTAGGAAGGATCTGGTTCTCCGTGTTTCCACCAGATACACCTATGGTGCTCAGTGTGGTGTGCATCATGGGTGCGCTATGCATCATTGCCCTGGTCAGCGCGGCGGCGGGCTTCATGACCGACCCACTGCAGTATTTGTTGGGCTGGCATCAGAAACGCCTACAGCGTTTGGTGGGGGCTTTGCATCAAGGCTGTGCGAAGACTGCTGACAATTCTTACCAACCATCGGAGCCCTGGCTGGCGCGGTTGTTTGACGTCTTGGACTGGCTGCGTCTGGGGAGCTAGCCCCACGCGAAGCCTAGCCTCTCAGTCATGCGCCGGTCCTTCTGCGCGCAGGCCATCATCCCTTTGCAACATTTGGCCCTTAGCTTTGGCAATGAAGCGTTGCAAGACGTCGTTTCCATAGAAACGTCACATAAGTGTCACAAAGCGCACTTAGTCTTCTGCGAACCGAAAGGATTTCGGGGCGGCCGCATGCTCGGGAGTAGGGGCTGAAGCCGAAGTCGCATCTCCGCAGCATGCTGCGTTGTCGATCACCTAATAGTTTTTACCTGGCCATTTTATGACCAACACGCTGAAGGCGATTCTTCTGGGCTTCGGCCTGATCCTCAGTTCCCAGGCATTTGCTGACGAGCTGTTGGTTTATACCTTTTTTGAAGCTCGGCCCTTCAAAGGCCTAACGGTTAAGCTGAACGAGCGGACCTTGGGCGTAACGAACGACCAGGGTAGTGTGCGTGGCAAGTTGGAGGAAGGTAGTTATACCTTGTCGGTGCTTAAGGGCGCCGCGCTGTTGGCTGAAACACAAATCATCGTCGGTGATGACGAGAGTGCAGAGGTCAGTGTTGCTTTCGCGGACTTTGACTCCGAGCCGAAGATATCCGTAGCGACCTTTGACGAAGATGGACTAGCGACGGCGCTTACAGGGTCTATTCGAGGGCTCGTGACAGATGTTGACGGCACTCCGATCGCCGGAGCTGACGTTATGCCGGCATCTGGCAGTCCTTCAACGACCACCGGTGTCGACGGGCGGTTTAGCCTGGAACTACCGCGCGGTGTTTATAACCTCGAGGTCATTCACCCCGATTTCGAAACGGCGCGGGGTGACTCCATCCGGGTCGTTGCCAACGTTGGGGTCGCTGCAACAATCCGTTTACGTCGCAACGCGGCATTGAGCGCTGGCGGACTGACTGCGGACGACTTTGCTGACGTTGAAGAGGTTGAAGTAGTTGGTACTTTCAACCCCACTGAAGATGCCGCTGATCTGGAGAAGTTCTCAGTTGCGATCACGGACTCCATTAGCATCGAAGATTTGCTGCGTTTCGGCGATAGTGATGTTGCTGCAGCCCTCAAGCGTATTGTTGGTGTGGCGGTCACTGGGGGTAAGTATGCAAACGTGCGAGGCCTCGATGGGCGGTACATTTCAAGCACATTGAACCGCAGCTTAATGCCTAGTACCGACCCCTTCCGTCGGGACGTGCAGCTAGATTTGTTCCCATCGCAGATTCTCGGCAGCATTGAGATCCAAAAGAGCTACACGCCTGACCTGCCAGGTGATACCACGGGCGGCATCATCGCGATGACTTCACGGGATATCCCCGAAGAAGACGTTGCGGGTATATCGATATCGTTGGGGGCTCAAAACGGGGCAACTGGTCAAGATTTGCTGACCTATGACGGCAGTAGTACCGATTACTTAACCTTTGATGACGGTTTGCGAGAGCTACCGGGTGACGTTCGAGCGAACCTGAGCAACGGGAACTTTCAGTTTCAAATCTGCGATGTAGAGGGGCAGCCAAACTGTGTTCCTCAAGAAGAAGCGGCTAGGCTCGGCACCTTATTCCCAAATATCTACAACACTCAAACCGAGACGGCGACGCCCAATATTGGGGCGGCCGCGAAGTACGGCCGTCGTCTTGAGAAAGAGACGGGTGAGCTGGGTTTCTACGGATCAGTCACCTATGACCAAGGGTTCGGTTCCCGGCAGAACTACACCTTTGACACGCTGGACCGACGCGGTACCTCCGACTGGGATACCTTCCGATCGAGCCTTAATGGCTACTTCGTCGCCGGTTGGGTTTCTGACAACGGCTGGGA
Encoded here:
- a CDS encoding DUF1461 domain-containing protein, coding for MSVLLVASLLAWRLLAMVDFAYPWLYHPLGMHSNIETFGPQNPTRPGFHTTDVTTRQELFAGIGRAIRNDGEGLRELRYTDRSSGRRYPLLTPAEVVHLEDVARVVSIYETLAGLGLLSLILCSIFMRRTKLPPPSARRWVMGLGVILGSGLIAVLAIGAEDIFYWLHTVVFPADHQWFFYYQESLMSMMMKAPVLFAGIGLIWLILGLVFLGLLLAGSRQVFSARNPSPTRT
- a CDS encoding cupin domain-containing protein, which encodes MDVEGLVHERNLTEFFTEERCSIVELSNDPRDPAVSIAQARVAPGVCTQWHRLEGIVERYVIVSGRGEAEVGDQDVARVGPQDVVWIPAGARQRIRNIGSDDLIFLAICTPRFIPSAYTRLEDAL
- a CDS encoding S8 family peptidase, producing the protein MLALKRAASAAALLLAMLQAPAQAYVGLDLINTAPIYTPDRPTERQRHIVVLDDSIPTAQIPTVAFEIAQLGGAQARATLTASLAAVVVDGIREAGLELLRRDPRVRYIQRDGLVDLNLSTQFNATWGLDRVDQQQRPLDGSYSYETDAANVHAYIIDSGIRSSHNEFAGRIGSGFNTSNDAGGTVFSFSPFDLLGGLLSTPAGDDVEDCNGHGTHVAGTVGGSTWGVAKGVTLHPVRVFGCGRSASIVNILLGVEWVTLNAQRPAVANMSLGGGVFQPLDEAVRASIATGITYVVAAGNENQNACNASPARVTEAVTVGATRSDDRRSSFSNFGTCLDLFAPGQGIRSASHSSDGGSRSLSGTSMAAPHVAGAAALYLANNPLALPAQVEAAITATATEGRVSNARTGSPNLLLYTLGWE
- a CDS encoding TonB-dependent receptor, which produces MTNTLKAILLGFGLILSSQAFADELLVYTFFEARPFKGLTVKLNERTLGVTNDQGSVRGKLEEGSYTLSVLKGAALLAETQIIVGDDESAEVSVAFADFDSEPKISVATFDEDGLATALTGSIRGLVTDVDGTPIAGADVMPASGSPSTTTGVDGRFSLELPRGVYNLEVIHPDFETARGDSIRVVANVGVAATIRLRRNAALSAGGLTADDFADVEEVEVVGTFNPTEDAADLEKFSVAITDSISIEDLLRFGDSDVAAALKRIVGVAVTGGKYANVRGLDGRYISSTLNRSLMPSTDPFRRDVQLDLFPSQILGSIEIQKSYTPDLPGDTTGGIIAMTSRDIPEEDVAGISISLGAQNGATGQDLLTYDGSSTDYLTFDDGLRELPGDVRANLSNGNFQFQICDVEGQPNCVPQEEAARLGTLFPNIYNTQTETATPNIGAAAKYGRRLEKETGELGFYGSVTYDQGFGSRQNYTFDTLDRRGTSDWDTFRSSLNGYFVAGWVSDNGWDITSKTILLRDAEDRATINDGFNIDDDFEEVTTFLEWIERQFIGQQFEGNISLFGNHTLSARLGYTQTRRFSPDRREYQYRNGGLEVSRVERSYSDLVEDGLDLGLDYQWPIQINDWWYSNFRFGVLLNSRDRDNELVRIGVRLRDLSTDLTQNIETLLRPENFENGTFRLDTTKTAPTDSYLATQDLFALYAGTESDIGYDWTVVAGLRLEQFQMDLDYPNSTRASDSEISDRDDSDILPTVSVIYRWSDDLQFRGGYSQTLSRPNITELAGSRFFDQEGREFIGCPDCLNSSIQNFDLRGEYYFGDKDSLSIALFHKIIEDPLERAVSDGSGSAVFSLTFRNGVEATVQGIEIDASKRVLDGIDHVVSISGNVSFIESEIELAGRGATLEGIRFRELQGQSPFLANFQVAYDNYAWDSTFTFVANYFDDRIDAVDRAPAGPIVETGRLDINLNAEKNFRDGSSLSFRVRNLLNVDIERVQAGRAYERFNLGTEFSLGYSREF